In Brachypodium distachyon strain Bd21 chromosome 2, Brachypodium_distachyon_v3.0, whole genome shotgun sequence, one genomic interval encodes:
- the LOC100821007 gene encoding uncharacterized protein LOC100821007 isoform X1, with the protein MCPLSELVWSPDDGLSIKIAASSLSTRKASLRWNADTLNIVISSPQQSSGRGKSGDNIDATIADAGEMPSQPRTRCDSSVRLSMASPNRIRNLDAQQSTSVRSQEQDSKCCGGISVMNKGKEVSQSCFVYNADKGEVGSCPTRCCKDVSDGSASRKGVIPSISEKQVYCATTVHNERPWADNAWRARLVKAISQKDYVLPNNAMNAQSASSFEKFGNAEKVAGKLAGFLGKENDNHQDQVMQENHHGNHQDRIVQENHNDSHQYHVMQENHMDEPVLGRCGSASGGNPVSRCESASGVNSAARYESSSGVNPTKLEKGKEKVMHDQSNCVSNIKEGDDSNESMESCQSMKAQKREHAQCSIAEMSSRTKRCRREFNESSCSGFLQRNGSSFFNWVSSLTNGLTVFDKSTTDVSLDQKFSVSTVHEFAEQSGPLQNNSSVPVQSVGFNSLFQSLYRHNVMITSTDTCHQSEKKCTEHEADRVALALNDSNSMLGKQIGTSRKTLDVPTETLAADSLLMDFGGGRGNFQNQIGVFPLRAGRNLMMPNSSKSCSRSLEEKQNEAHAGSLKASVGNKGGFRESLWVSRLLPKTSMKLTDATPCNIKSDFCAVNPKGAADKLYCSSQQNFSVEKEFNNSQYYTSTGSDNGTTSSKCPAIPPEENKQSETMASILAKRLDALRHAKTSAVRLGNSCDQTISKECNHGKSPFVVSYSGHDVQEARHETQKSSSGDGKLVLWLGDKGKGQLCTGSDEEVRVKFLSGGDRQHCGGSMAGKAAAPHDNLEANTSAEYVQRRGVKIKEVLSNSMESLPDNKQIVPYGIMSSDEYDRSSAVFGALERLRLSRSDIIRWLTSPVRHTTLDGFFLRLRFGKWEEALGGTGYHVARINGALDRNRLSVTIRNSTCQVDSRFVSNHEFHEDELKAWWSAAMKGGWKLPSNEELSKKLRERELLHPQNRTGQHNDT; encoded by the exons ATGTGCCCTCTGTCTGAGCTGGTGTGGTCTCCGGATGATGGTCTGAGCATTAAAATTGCAGCGTCCAGCCTAAGCACAAGAAAAGCTTCTCTTCGCTGGAATGCAGATACTTTGAACATAGTGATATCTTCGCCTCAGCAAAGTAGCGGTCGCGGGAAGAGTGGTGATAACATAGATGCCACCATAGCAGATGCAGGAGAAATGCCATCACAGCCACGGACTCGTTGTGACAGTTCAGTGAGACTATCCATGGCTAGTCCAAATAGAATACGAAACCTTGATGCGCAACAATCTACTTCTGTAAGATCACAGGAACAAGATTCAA AATGCTGTGGAGGGATCAGTGTGATGAACAAAGGGAAAGAAGTGTCTCAAAGCTGCTTTGTATATAATGCAGATAAAGGGGAAGTGGGTAGTTGTCCCACAAGATGCTGCAAGGATGTTTCTGACG GTTCGGCTTCCAGAAAAGGTGTTATACCTAGTATTTCAGAAAAACAGGTGTACTGTGCAACAACTGTCCATAATGAAAGACCTTGGGCAGATAATGCCTGGCGAGCTCGATTAGTAAAGGCAATTAGTCAGAAGGACTATGTTTTGCCAAACAATGCAATGAATGCACAGTCAGCTTCATCCTTTGAGAAATTTGGTAATGCAGAAAAGGTCGCTGGCAAGTTGGCAGGTTTTCTAGGTAAAGAAAATGATAATCACCAAGATCAGGTTATGCAGGAAAACCATCATGGTAATCACCAGGATCGGATTGTGCAGGAAAACCATAATGATAGTCACCAATatcatgttatgcaggaaaaCCATATGGATGAGCCTGTTCTTGGCCGATGTGGGTCAGCATCTGGTGGTAATCCTGTTTCCAGATGTGAGTCAGCATCCGGTGTTAATTCTGCTGCAAGATATGAGTCATCATCTGGTGTTAATCCTACAAAGCTCGAGAAGGGCAAAGAAAAGGTTATGCATGATCAGAGCAACTGTGTCAGCAACATCAAAGAGGGCGATGATAGCAATGAGAGTATGGAGAGCTGCCAAAGTATGAAAGCTCAAAAGCGAGAGCATGCACAATGCTCGATTGCCGAGATGTCTTCCCGAACTAAAAGATGTAGAAGGGAATTCAATGAGAGCTCTTGCTCAGGATTTTTGCAAAGAAATGGTAGCTCTTTCTTTAACTGGGTGTCATCTCTCACTAATGGGTTAACTGTATTTGATAAAAGTACCACTGATGTTTCACTTGATCAGAAGTTTTCAGTGTCTACAGTTCATGAATTTGCAGAACAGTCTGGGCCACTTCAAAACAACAGCAGCGTTCCTGTGCAGTCTGTTGGCTTCAATTCTCTTTTTCAATCTCTTTATCGTCATAATGTCATGATAACTTCAACAGATACTTGTCACCaatcggaaaaaaaatgcactgaGCATGAAGCTGACAGAGTAGCACTTGCTTTAAATGACAGCAATTCTATGCTTGGCAAACAAATCGGCACGAGCAGAAAAACTCTTGACGTGCCTACTGAGACCTTAGCTGCTGACAGCCTTCTAATGGACTTTGGTGGTGGTAGAGGGaattttcaaaatcaaattGGAGTTTTCCCTTTGAGAGCCGGAAGGAACTTGATGATGCCCAACTCTAGTAAATCATGTTCTAGATCtcttgaagaaaaacaaaatgaggCCCATGCCGGTTCTTTGAAAGCTTCAGTGGGAAATAAAGGTGGTTTCAGAGAAAGCTTGTGGGTAAGTCGTCTTTTGCCAAAAACATCAATGAAGTTGACAGATGCAACACCGTGCAACATAAAAAGTGATTTTTGTGCTGTCAATCCAAAAGGTGCAGCTGATAAGTTGTATTGTTCATCGCAGCAGAATTTTAGCGTGGAGAAGGAATTCAATAATTCACAATACTATACTAGCACAGGAAGTGACAATGGGACAACCAGTAGCAAATGTCCAGCAATTCCTCCAGAGGAAAATAAGCAGTCAGAAACAATGGCTTCCATTCTTGCGAAGAGATTGGATGCACTTAGACATGCAAAGACCTCAGCAGTAAGGTTGGGTAACTCATGTGATCAAACAATATCTAAAGAGTGTAATCATGGAAAGAGTCCTTTTGTTGTTAGTTACAGTGGTCATGATGTACAAGAGGCGAGGCATGAAACCCAAAAATCGTCGAGTGGAGATGGAAAGCTAGTTTTGTGGTTAGGTGACAAAGGTAAAGGACAATTATGTACTGGCAGTGACGAGGAAGTAAGAGTAAAATTCTTGTCTGGAGGTGATCGTCAGCATTGTGGAGGGAGTATGGCTGGAAAGGCTGCAGCTCCTCATGACAATTTAGAGGCCAACACATCTGCTGAATATGTTCAGAGAAGAGGAGTAAAAATTAAGGAGGTGCTGTCAAATTCCATGGAGAGTCTGCCAGATAACAAGCAAATTGTTCCTTATGGTATTATGTCCAGCGATGAATATGATCGATCAAGTGCTGTTTTTGGAGCCTTGGAGAGGCTTCGTTTGTCTCGCTCGGATATCATAAG ATGGTTGACGTCACCAGTCAGGCACACTACTTTAGATGGCTTTTTCTTGCGTCTACGATTTGGTAAATGGGAGGAAGCATTGGGTGGCACCGGATACCATGTCGCCAGGATAAATG GAGCACTGGATAGGAATC
- the LOC100821007 gene encoding uncharacterized protein LOC100821007 isoform X2, with translation MNKGKEVSQSCFVYNADKGEVGSCPTRCCKDVSDGSASRKGVIPSISEKQVYCATTVHNERPWADNAWRARLVKAISQKDYVLPNNAMNAQSASSFEKFGNAEKVAGKLAGFLGKENDNHQDQVMQENHHGNHQDRIVQENHNDSHQYHVMQENHMDEPVLGRCGSASGGNPVSRCESASGVNSAARYESSSGVNPTKLEKGKEKVMHDQSNCVSNIKEGDDSNESMESCQSMKAQKREHAQCSIAEMSSRTKRCRREFNESSCSGFLQRNGSSFFNWVSSLTNGLTVFDKSTTDVSLDQKFSVSTVHEFAEQSGPLQNNSSVPVQSVGFNSLFQSLYRHNVMITSTDTCHQSEKKCTEHEADRVALALNDSNSMLGKQIGTSRKTLDVPTETLAADSLLMDFGGGRGNFQNQIGVFPLRAGRNLMMPNSSKSCSRSLEEKQNEAHAGSLKASVGNKGGFRESLWVSRLLPKTSMKLTDATPCNIKSDFCAVNPKGAADKLYCSSQQNFSVEKEFNNSQYYTSTGSDNGTTSSKCPAIPPEENKQSETMASILAKRLDALRHAKTSAVRLGNSCDQTISKECNHGKSPFVVSYSGHDVQEARHETQKSSSGDGKLVLWLGDKGKGQLCTGSDEEVRVKFLSGGDRQHCGGSMAGKAAAPHDNLEANTSAEYVQRRGVKIKEVLSNSMESLPDNKQIVPYGIMSSDEYDRSSAVFGALERLRLSRSDIIRWLTSPVRHTTLDGFFLRLRFGKWEEALGGTGYHVARINGALDRNRLSVTIRNSTCQVDSRFVSNHEFHEDELKAWWSAAMKGGWKLPSNEELSKKLRERELLHPQNRTGQHNDT, from the exons ATGAACAAAGGGAAAGAAGTGTCTCAAAGCTGCTTTGTATATAATGCAGATAAAGGGGAAGTGGGTAGTTGTCCCACAAGATGCTGCAAGGATGTTTCTGACG GTTCGGCTTCCAGAAAAGGTGTTATACCTAGTATTTCAGAAAAACAGGTGTACTGTGCAACAACTGTCCATAATGAAAGACCTTGGGCAGATAATGCCTGGCGAGCTCGATTAGTAAAGGCAATTAGTCAGAAGGACTATGTTTTGCCAAACAATGCAATGAATGCACAGTCAGCTTCATCCTTTGAGAAATTTGGTAATGCAGAAAAGGTCGCTGGCAAGTTGGCAGGTTTTCTAGGTAAAGAAAATGATAATCACCAAGATCAGGTTATGCAGGAAAACCATCATGGTAATCACCAGGATCGGATTGTGCAGGAAAACCATAATGATAGTCACCAATatcatgttatgcaggaaaaCCATATGGATGAGCCTGTTCTTGGCCGATGTGGGTCAGCATCTGGTGGTAATCCTGTTTCCAGATGTGAGTCAGCATCCGGTGTTAATTCTGCTGCAAGATATGAGTCATCATCTGGTGTTAATCCTACAAAGCTCGAGAAGGGCAAAGAAAAGGTTATGCATGATCAGAGCAACTGTGTCAGCAACATCAAAGAGGGCGATGATAGCAATGAGAGTATGGAGAGCTGCCAAAGTATGAAAGCTCAAAAGCGAGAGCATGCACAATGCTCGATTGCCGAGATGTCTTCCCGAACTAAAAGATGTAGAAGGGAATTCAATGAGAGCTCTTGCTCAGGATTTTTGCAAAGAAATGGTAGCTCTTTCTTTAACTGGGTGTCATCTCTCACTAATGGGTTAACTGTATTTGATAAAAGTACCACTGATGTTTCACTTGATCAGAAGTTTTCAGTGTCTACAGTTCATGAATTTGCAGAACAGTCTGGGCCACTTCAAAACAACAGCAGCGTTCCTGTGCAGTCTGTTGGCTTCAATTCTCTTTTTCAATCTCTTTATCGTCATAATGTCATGATAACTTCAACAGATACTTGTCACCaatcggaaaaaaaatgcactgaGCATGAAGCTGACAGAGTAGCACTTGCTTTAAATGACAGCAATTCTATGCTTGGCAAACAAATCGGCACGAGCAGAAAAACTCTTGACGTGCCTACTGAGACCTTAGCTGCTGACAGCCTTCTAATGGACTTTGGTGGTGGTAGAGGGaattttcaaaatcaaattGGAGTTTTCCCTTTGAGAGCCGGAAGGAACTTGATGATGCCCAACTCTAGTAAATCATGTTCTAGATCtcttgaagaaaaacaaaatgaggCCCATGCCGGTTCTTTGAAAGCTTCAGTGGGAAATAAAGGTGGTTTCAGAGAAAGCTTGTGGGTAAGTCGTCTTTTGCCAAAAACATCAATGAAGTTGACAGATGCAACACCGTGCAACATAAAAAGTGATTTTTGTGCTGTCAATCCAAAAGGTGCAGCTGATAAGTTGTATTGTTCATCGCAGCAGAATTTTAGCGTGGAGAAGGAATTCAATAATTCACAATACTATACTAGCACAGGAAGTGACAATGGGACAACCAGTAGCAAATGTCCAGCAATTCCTCCAGAGGAAAATAAGCAGTCAGAAACAATGGCTTCCATTCTTGCGAAGAGATTGGATGCACTTAGACATGCAAAGACCTCAGCAGTAAGGTTGGGTAACTCATGTGATCAAACAATATCTAAAGAGTGTAATCATGGAAAGAGTCCTTTTGTTGTTAGTTACAGTGGTCATGATGTACAAGAGGCGAGGCATGAAACCCAAAAATCGTCGAGTGGAGATGGAAAGCTAGTTTTGTGGTTAGGTGACAAAGGTAAAGGACAATTATGTACTGGCAGTGACGAGGAAGTAAGAGTAAAATTCTTGTCTGGAGGTGATCGTCAGCATTGTGGAGGGAGTATGGCTGGAAAGGCTGCAGCTCCTCATGACAATTTAGAGGCCAACACATCTGCTGAATATGTTCAGAGAAGAGGAGTAAAAATTAAGGAGGTGCTGTCAAATTCCATGGAGAGTCTGCCAGATAACAAGCAAATTGTTCCTTATGGTATTATGTCCAGCGATGAATATGATCGATCAAGTGCTGTTTTTGGAGCCTTGGAGAGGCTTCGTTTGTCTCGCTCGGATATCATAAG ATGGTTGACGTCACCAGTCAGGCACACTACTTTAGATGGCTTTTTCTTGCGTCTACGATTTGGTAAATGGGAGGAAGCATTGGGTGGCACCGGATACCATGTCGCCAGGATAAATG GAGCACTGGATAGGAATC